Sequence from the Priestia megaterium genome:
CAATACCACATTTCGATTATGCAGATCGTTTAATAAATTATTTTTTTGCAGATCATTTGATGCATTCTTAAACTGTTGATAAGCACGTTGTACCTGTTCTTCTAATGTCAGTACGGTGGGCGGTAATAATCCATCTAAATTGAGTTCTTCTCTTTCTGTTTTTGTAAATGCAGACCCTTTGTTTAGATAAGGTCTCGATAAAATATTTTTCCCTTTTAATGGTGTTTGAACGAAACTCTTTTGTGCTTCAGCAGAAGATCTCATATATTATCCCCTTTCCGTTCTTAAAAGAATGTAAAAAACCAATGTTTTTCTTATACCATAGATATCATTATGGTTAACCAAGATGTTTTCTTGTTGCATACAATACTTTTAAACGGAGAAGCTCTTCCTTAAACATATAATTAAGGCGGCAATTTAGTTTGTATTCAGATAGATCAAGTGGAAAGAAGCTTTATATGTTATGCTCTTGGGACGTTAACATAGTTAACTAAAGAAAAATTAGTTTTACTATAGTGCTCTTCAGCAATCTAAAGCTTCAGTGGTTAAAAATCTTTCTCTCGTATCATAATAATTTCGAGGTGAAAGATATGTATAAACTGTTATCGCATACGGATTTAGATGGAGTTGGATGCGGAATTTTAGCAAAGTTAGCTTTTGGAGACAGAATAAAAATTCGTTATAACTCTATTGCATCGCTTAACCGTGAAGTAGAATGGTTTTTAGAAAATGAAGAAAGAAATACACATTTATTTATTACGGATTTATCAGTAAACGAAGAGAATGAAAAAAGACTTGAAGAGTTTTATCAAACAGGAGGAAAAGTCCAGCTGCTTGATCATCATAAAACAGCTCTTCATTTCAACGAATATGAATGGGGACACGTTGTCGTGGAAGATAACGAAGGGAACTTAGCCTCAGGAACGTCCTTATTTTATGAATACCTTATAGAAAATGAACTTATACAGACTTCCAATGCGGTTGATGAATTTGTAGAACTAGTAAGGCAGTATGATACTTGGGAATGGGAAAAGAACAACAACCAAGAGGCACACAGGCTAAATGCTCTCTTCTTTTTAATATCTATTGACGAGTTTGAAGAAAAAATGGTTAATAGGCTTCAAAACAGTGACCACTTCTTTTTTGACGAGTTTGAACAGAAGATATTAGATATGGAAGAAGATAAAGTAGAACGTTATATTCGTCGAAAAAGACGAGAATTGGTGCAAACCTCTATAGGTGACTATTTAGCAGGAATCGTGTACGCTGAATCGTATCATTCAGAACTTGGAAACGAATTAGGAAAAGAATATCCTCACCTTGATTACATTGCCATGTTGAATATGGGAGGAAAGAGAATTAGCCTTCGGACTATTCATGATCATGTGGATGTATCAGAAGTTGCTGGTCACTATGGAGGCGGAGGTCACGCAAAAGCTGCTGGATGTTCGTTAACTAATGAGGCTTATAACCAGTTTGTAACAGATACATTTCATCTGGATCCTGTGCGAGAGGATGCAAAGAGAAACCGATATAATTTGAAAGAATCTTCATCTGGTTCTCTCTACGAAACTCAAAATGATGATATGTTCCTTGTTTCTCTTCAGGATGAAGATGAATGGATAATTGAAAATAGCAAAGGGCTATCGGTTCATACATTTAAAAGCTTTAAGGAAGCAGAAATTTTTCTAAAAAGGAATTATGCCGCTTGGTTAGTAAGAGATGATATCTTTGTAAAGTACTTAATAAGGTATATAAAAAAACTAAAGCACGGAGAATAAGCACCGAAACATATTTTGTTTAATCTAATGAATGAAAGACGTAGAAAAGCTATTAAACGAAAATGAAGCAGCTTTCCCCCCAGCTCCGCCTGAACGTTCAGAAGCAGGTTTGGATGATATTCCATGCGGGGCACGTTTTCAAAATCCAGAAGTCGCAGCGGCTATCTCCATGGAGATAGCCGCTGGTATAGTTTTATAGCTAATTAATTGGCTCGTCTATTCGGAAAGATATTGCAGCGATGTTTGGTCAAATTCACATGCAAAAAGCACAGATTACAAACAATGAGCTTTCTATAAATACAAAAAATGTTTCTTAGCAAATAGGGACATTACGATAACTAACTTTATCTATGATATACATATTATTTAATTGATTTAATCCCATATTCTAGGTCGATCAACCTCCATGATTCTCAAATACTGTAAGAGTTGTCCAGCGTGTACCGATTCATGATAGCCTATCCGCATCAACATATCCCCTAAAGAACGAATATAACCAACATCTGAACGGTCTATTTGAATGTTAGTTAAATCTTCTTCAGAAAAAGTAGTAATCATGTCTAAAAATTGTTGGTGGTATGATGCTGCAAACTCCAATTCATCCTTTATAGATTGTAATGGTCTTTTTTCAAAAGGAGAATCAAATTCCTTTAAGCTGCCCAAATTTTTGATAGCTAGATGATAATAGTATTCTGACTCCAAGACATGACGAACCATTTCTACGCATGTCATAGCTTCTTTATCTGGCTTCCAATCGAGTTTATCATCAGGAATTGCTTGCCAAACCTTTATACTTCTTCTTCTAATCTCTTTTATATTTAATACTATTGTGTCTGTTCCATTCATTTCCATTCCTCCTCTTATCATTATTTTACATGATTTCTCCAAAACAAAGAGGTGAATTTTCAACTAAACTTATTTCAAATATTCATGGTTCTTATGCTGAGTATAATAACTTTCATACTTTAGGAATCGTATATTCAATTCTTTTATGTAAAAAACTCCATAAACGCTTAGTAACAAGCTGTAAACCATTGGTTAACACAGAAGGTATTAGTACTAATCACTATACATGTCCCCATTTAACAAATAAAAAAAGCTAGCATAAAGCTAACTTTTTTAAGTTAGAGATAAAGGCAGGCTAATAATTAGCAACCGCCAAATCCTCCCCAACAAGCACAGCCAATAATGATTAATAAGATAAACAGCACGATAATTAAAGCAAAACCACTGCCACCGCCGTAACCGCAGCCGCCGCCATAACCATAGCCACAACCTCCGCCATAACCGCCAAAGAACATAAACTTCACCTCCTTCTCGTTCATACATTTAGCATATGATGAAAAACGAAATTTGCTCCACGAAGTGGAT
This genomic interval carries:
- a CDS encoding DinB family protein, translated to MNGTDTIVLNIKEIRRRSIKVWQAIPDDKLDWKPDKEAMTCVEMVRHVLESEYYYHLAIKNLGSLKEFDSPFEKRPLQSIKDELEFAASYHQQFLDMITTFSEEDLTNIQIDRSDVGYIRSLGDMLMRIGYHESVHAGQLLQYLRIMEVDRPRIWD
- a CDS encoding DHH family phosphoesterase, whose amino-acid sequence is MYKLLSHTDLDGVGCGILAKLAFGDRIKIRYNSIASLNREVEWFLENEERNTHLFITDLSVNEENEKRLEEFYQTGGKVQLLDHHKTALHFNEYEWGHVVVEDNEGNLASGTSLFYEYLIENELIQTSNAVDEFVELVRQYDTWEWEKNNNQEAHRLNALFFLISIDEFEEKMVNRLQNSDHFFFDEFEQKILDMEEDKVERYIRRKRRELVQTSIGDYLAGIVYAESYHSELGNELGKEYPHLDYIAMLNMGGKRISLRTIHDHVDVSEVAGHYGGGGHAKAAGCSLTNEAYNQFVTDTFHLDPVREDAKRNRYNLKESSSGSLYETQNDDMFLVSLQDEDEWIIENSKGLSVHTFKSFKEAEIFLKRNYAAWLVRDDIFVKYLIRYIKKLKHGE
- a CDS encoding YjcZ family sporulation protein is translated as MFFGGYGGGCGYGYGGGCGYGGGSGFALIIVLFILLIIIGCACWGGFGGC